The sequence below is a genomic window from Clostridium putrefaciens.
TGGAGATATAGTCTGTAGTTTTGAGCCTCTATCAACCAAATGGTGATCGCAAAGTAATATTATATCTTGACTGAAATTACCACATGCTTCTTCAATATAAGCACAGGTGTTTTTTACCGACTGTGTTACCATTTTGCTCAAGCAGTCATATTGTGAAAACCATTTTTTTATCAGATTCTTATCAATTAAGTTGACATATAAATCAAACGCTTCTGACGACGAGAGATCAGCGGGTAGTGGCAAACTCCTACCATATTTATGGAACTCATATACAAATGTTTTTTGACAGAGTCTCCAAACATGATACTCCAATAGTTTACGTAAAACATCTGTGATTATCTCCTCATCATATGACACTATGTTTTGCCTGGAAAGTCGTTTTTTTGCCTTGTCATGAGCATTGCTTATTTCTTCAGAAAAAACGTTTTCTACAGCATCAACTAATTTTTGTACAATTAAATTCATAGTTATTAACTCCTTTTAAGTTCTGTATTAAATAGTTTCGCATACAGTCCCTCTGTCGCGACTAATTCTTCGTGAACTCCAAGCTGTGCAATACAACCGTTTTGCAGAACAACAATACGATTAGCATTGAGAACTGTCGCGAACCTATGCGCTATGACAATTTTTGTGCATTTAAGTCTCGCCAATTCTTCATATACTTGTGATTGTGAAATGTTATCAAGTGATGAAGTCGCTTCGTCCATTATTAGTAGTTTTGGAGCTTGAAGCAAAACCCTTGCAACTACAATACGTTGCCTTTGACCACCTGAGAGGTTGGCTCCCATTTCTGAAATCATGGTATTATAACCCATAGGGAAACTATTTATGAAATTCAAAAATGAAAGTGAGTCACAAAAGGCACGAATTTCGCTGTCAGTACGCTTACATCCAAGTCTGAGGTTCTCCATTATTGTTCGATTGTGCAAGTATGCCTCTTGTGGAATATAGCTAATAGATTCTCGTAATAAATCAAGATTGTAATCATTATACTCAATGCCACCAAAGTATATGTGTCCACTGGTAGGCTCAAATAAGCTACTTATTAGTTTTCCTAAAGTGGTTTTTCCTGACCCGGATAGACCAACAAGAGCAATAGTCTCACCATCAGCAATATCTAGAGTGACGTTATTGACAGCCGGAACGCTGTCCGGAGTATACTTGAAAGTGACGTTTTCAATGGTTACTGCCCCAGAAGGCATTTCAAGCGAAGTGCCATTAGAGCGTTCAATAGGATATTCAAATATATCTTCAGCTAGTTCGATATAACGAACCGCTACAAGACTATCGACTAATACTGAAAACACCGAATTGGCAAAAGAGAATAATAGTGATACAACTGATTGAATCGCTATTGATTGTCCAAGTGTAATTATACCCTTTTCCGCCATATACAAACTTATAACGAGAATGAAAAGCGGTGAAAACACTTGTATTCCCGACAATGTGGATCCTATTATTCCTTGCTGGATGCGCATTCTGCGACTTACAGCATTCAACACTTTTTTGAAGCATATCTCCCAGTCATTTATATAAGATTGAACATATCCACCTAACTTTACACTGTTTATTGAAACAATAGCATCTAGTTGTATACTTTGCGACTTACTTCCTTCATGTAGTTCTATATCTGTTGCCGAGCTCACAAAAGGTTGAGCAATAATGAGAAATGCTAAAGTAGTCAAAGTAAAAAGTAAGACGACAAATCCAAGTAGCGGTGAGGTCCAAAAGACATAGCACAATATTGCAACACCACTTACCAAATCAAGAAAAGCTTGTATAAGTCTTGTTCCTAGTACATCTTGTATCCTAGTAAGAGAATTAAGTCGATAAACAATTTCTCCTGGGGCACGTACCGTAAAATATTTTGCTGGAAGTGTCAACACTCTCGTAAACGCACCACTCAGGAGATGCCAGCTAAATCGATAAATCATCTTTATAGAGACTTGAATTCTTAGAAAAGTAACTCCTATCATAACAATAGTTGCGATGATGAGCGCTCCAAGTGTCGCTATAAAAGATATAGAGTTATCGAAACCATAGTCAATAAAATGTTGAGTAAGTACTGGCACTGCAAGTGTAATTCCAACTAAAGCAATACTAGCTAAAGCTACCTTTAAGTAGAGTCCTCTCATCTGAGATGGCCAAATAAACCTTTTCTTCCAACGAGAAAGTCTGCTAATTCGAAGTTTTTCAAAATCCTTTCTGGGCCTTGCATCAACTATATACCCGCTAAAGTTCTTTATGAACTCTGCTTGAGATATTGTCATCCTTCCTACTGATGGATCCATGATAACTACTTCTCGTTCGTTATAAGATTCAACACAAATGTAATGGGATTCTTTCCAGTAAGCTATAACTGGAAAGTTAATTATTGTGAAAGCCTTTATATCTTTAATACGATAAGTTTTTGCATCTGTTTTAAAATGCGAAAGCAGATCTTTTATTTGTTGCAATCCAAGACCATCTCTGCCAGGTTCTCTAACTTGTCTGAGCTCTGTTAGTGAAACTTGATAATCATAAGCCTCCAAGATTGTTCTAACACAACATAATCCACACTCAGTTTGAGCTAACTGCAAAGTCGGCTTAAGCCTTCTTTTCCGTATTGCCATAATTAATTACCTAGAGTTAGGGGGGAAGCTTTAATTGTCGGATCAAGAGATCGGCAAAGATGCAACAAAGCACCAGCTTTCCCAGCCATCAATCCGGGGCTTAACGGATAACGGCCTTTTCCATTTTTGAAGTAGTTAAAAATGTATTCCGGAGAACAAAAATTAGTATCCAGTTTGGATAGAATTTCAGATGTTTGATTTGGAAAAGATTGTCCCACATACTGAAGTGCTTCAACTATTCCTAAGCTGCCATGGCAGATAATTGGGATACAAGAAAGCGGAATTAGTTTAAGCTGATTTATTAAATTTATTACGGATTCCTGAGGTAGACAATTGGCTTTGTAAGCTTCATAATATGCTATTAGCAAACCCGATAAGCCATTACACCAAGAAGATGATACTTTATTGATGCCTCCACAGTATATCTGTATGAATCCATCATCATTAGTGTATTTATTCCTGATAATCGAATCAATCTCTAAAATTAGCTCCTCAATTTCTCTGGAAGTCTGTCTTTGAGCGATCGAGGCAAAAAACCACAGCATATGAGCAAATCCATGAGCCAATCCTGATGTTGTCTTAAAGTTATTAGAATTGATTTTTGTATATGCTAATGAAACACACTGATTAATGGCATCTTGGTCTAATATCCAATCCTTTTGTGTGCGATATCTCATAATGATTGAAGCGCTTGGTCCCATAATCATGTCAAAAAACTCTGTATCCTTCACTGTCAAAGGGTTAGGTAATAATGACCAAGAATTAACAGCCACTTCTCACCATCGTTTGTTCCCTGTTAAGTCGCTTGCTGCACATAATGCCCATAGTAATCCTGAAACACCAGAAAATGCGCCAATTCCTGACATAAGAACATTGCGAAGTTCAAATGTTTTTGATTCAAGTATTTGTACTGACCTTTCAAATACTTCGGAAGCTACTTCTATTGCCTTTTCATCGGATAAAACTCTACCTGCTGCCGCCAATGCAAGAGCAGACCCAACCCTACCAGCATACAGATCGTACCCTAAGACACCAGGTGTCCAACCTGAATTCCCAAAACGCACAACCGGTCCTATCCAGGTTTTCGGCAAATGATTATACCGGTCATCAAAAATTGACTCAATCAATGAGTTTGAAAACCACCTAATTATTTCTTTTAGATTAGAAGTCTGTGTGTTATTGAGTGTACTCAAATCTTCCATTTGAAAATTTTTAGATTCAACAGCACTCATTTCTTCAAAATCTAGCTTACCCTCAGCATGTGGATCTTCCAATTTGGCTAAGAAAGCTAGTCGTATTAACTCAATTTGTCTAGTCAAATCTCTTTCGATTAGGCGTTCCATCTTCGAAAGGAACTCTGATTTGGGGCTTAATGCAACTTTAGAGATAATTTTATCTTCGCTAAATAATTCCGTACTATCAAACCTTATGGAGAAATATGGTACATCTCCATTCCATAGCTGTCTACATTCGGATATAGTTATATTTGGATCACTTGATGTACCCAATATTCCAATACGCGTCAATAAAGCATGTGCAATATCTATGTTTTTTGAGGGTTCCGCATCAACTAAACATCTCAAAAGTTGTTCATATCTATATGTCATATTATGTATATATCGAAGTTTCACATTACGGAAGGATTCAAGCACTGCCTTGACAAACCTATCTTTTTGTCTAAACATTTGCTTAAATAAATCAGCAAAACCATCAACTATTTGGTCACATCTCGAATATACAAAAGACTCTAATTCCTTGTCTCTCGATAGCTTGTTATCAATGTTCTGCTTCTTCCATACGACTTTGATGTTTGAGGAAAAACCATCAATAATATTAAAAATCTTGAAAGGGATCTCACTGTTTTCATCACGGGTACCAGTGAAACCAACATCTACTGAGCCACTATTTGTTTTTGAGCTTAAGATTATTGGGAGTACGCCTGTACCGTAGACTGATGTTTCTAAAGCACGATAGGCGCTCTTTTTTGACTCGGGAATTCCCTTACGAACACGTGGGGGATGAAATAAAGTTTCAAGGTCTATGGGCAACGGACCTTCATTTGTCCATAATATATTGCTACAATGCATATCTGTAGCATTTAGAAAATACATTAAACACGCCAATCTACCAGCCTGAAACATATCGCACTCCTTATTTTCACTCTCAATAAATGACGTAAAGCCATAGTTGCCATAATCAATAACTCTTAGTGAGAGCATTTTGGGATGAATAAAACTGTTAAGTTCATGGACAAGATTTGCATACGCAAGCTCGCCCGAAACCGAACGTGGCTTTAAAACCACTTTTTTACCACATTCGAAGGTAATAATTGTTACAGCAGATCCATTGTTATGTGTGTCTCCATCTGCCTTCATCGAAACAATAAGGCTGGCATGCGATATGTCGAATTCCGCCTCTAATTCCGAACGATGTTCTTGCGTCAATCTTACAGCATCTTTGATTGCATTCATTTTATTCTTCAATAAATTGTTGCATCTTCCCCAAGCAACTGCATAAGTACTTGAGAATTCTCTAAACCCCGAACTCATTAACTCATGAGTATAGTACTTATAAATATCTCCTGGACTTCCATAATGCCCTGGTATTGTCTTAATGTGTTCAGCAAAACACCTTATTAAATATGAAAATGCTAGTTGCGAGAGAAGCTCGCAACTATCTTTTCTGAAGGCTTGTAAGTCAAGAATGTATTTGTTAAGCTCAGTATTCCAGACGCTATCCCATATATTTCTCGCAATTATCATGCAAGGATTGTGATATGGATACAATTCTTGATTTTCGTTGAGTTCTGCATTCTTTATATAGTCTGAACAATACACGGGTAAACAACTTACACTATCTAGAAGTGGGGTAATATATTCCTCAAAATCCGAATGCATAAGTTCAGGATAAAGTTTCTTCATGTATGTGATCATAATAATCCTCCACTTTCTAACAAGCTCTCGTGCAAACAGTTGATGGACATGTATTATTTGAAATATATGCACTTATTACTGAAAGGACGACAAGTGGAGTTCCGCCACCAGCAACTTCATCATTTGTCAGTTCAATCATATCTGATTCCAAATATTTCCCAAGTTCAAGTTCATTTTCATTATCCATTTTCATTTTTCTTACCTCCTAATATTCACTAATTGATTACTTACACCATGCCATGCATTCATGACTAATACTACACCAACCACCATCATTTCCCCAATAGTCGCTGAGGGAAAATGTATTTGTGGTACATGCACCAAATACATCATCATCGAATGATTGGTCTTGTACTTCTTCAAGCCAAGTGACTTGCTCTGCTTGTACTACATCTTGACTGTTCTTCATTTTATACCATCCACCTTTCATTTATATAATTTCTCGAAATCTTTAAGCCTTGTTTTTACTGGCTTCTAGATTTCTTTTTATAAACCCCCCCTTTTTACCAATAACACTTGATAAAGTATTCGAAAAATGCGGCGCTGCGCGCTCTTATTTATAATATATTTTTGGATAGGAGGAGATTCTATGCAACTTGTTAATACTGCTTGTCCCATCTCTTAAAACTTTGTTGTTACTAATCTTCGCAAATATTATCCGAATCCTAATGTGATCGCTCACCCTACTTGGGATATCATCGACCACTTCTGGAACCTTGATCTTTCTTATACCGATGCTCGGTTAAGAAACAAATATTGTTTTTATGGCTTTAAGCTAAAATTTCAATATAAAGAATAATCTAACAATATCATAACGCAACTTTACATAAATGTCAATTATTTTCATATGGTTTTTTTACAAATATCGGATACAGCCGCATAGCCATCAAGCTAAGAGAATTCTATAAAAATAAAGCCCCCCATTTGTAAAAATATTACAGTTTGAAAGATAATAAAAACACATCAATGGGGGGGAACTTACAAATGCAGGTTATTGAATAACTAATTTTTCCAGATATCCTATCTAGAAAATATCTTTTAAATTATACATTCCAAGGATATTTTCTAGTCTTTATTCCTTGCTGTTTTTTATTAAATTCATCTATTAAATATAATAATAAGACCCATTTGATGTAGCGTTCATATCGAATTTTACCATAAAGTCGTGGGTTTTCTAAGTTATATAATCCTTTTAAAACAGAAAATAATTGCTCTATTTTTAATCTGTTTTTATATAATCTTATTTCTATTGGGGATTGAATAAATAAAGCATTTTCATATCTAACATCAACAAATGACTCAATATTTTTAGATCTACGCATATTTACATCAGTTAATAAATTTATATCTATTTCATTAACAATGCCAAACCACTTTTTATCATCATAAGCGGCATCTGCAATTATTAAAAATGAATTATACGTTTTAGATTCATATAATAAATCCAAAACTTGATTATCATAAACATTAGCTGTTGTTAAATCAAAAACTAAAGGCATTATAATATCGGTAATTGTTGCAATACAGTGTAATTTATAACCTTTGTAGTAGCAAAGGCGAGTAACCTTGCCGTATTTAGCTTCGCTATCATATTTTGAACTTATTAAAGCAGTTCCATCTATTGCACATAATCTAGTTTCAGGATTGATAAGTTCAACAAACATAGCATAAATGCCATAATATATATGTTTTTCTAGACATTTAGCTCTTAATGAAAAAGTAGAATAATCTGGTAACTGCTTAAGATTTATTATAGATTGAAATACATAATCTTGTTTTATGATTGATTCCATATAAACGTGGTACCGAATTACTTTCCGATATGTTTGGCATAAATTTAAGCCAAGGCACAATGATTAATTTTAATGATTACTGCCATGAAAATTTGAAATCTGTTGAAGAAAATATAAAAAACTCAATAATTAATTCTCAAGGTGCTATACACTTTGATGAAACAGGAATATCTATAGATAAAAAGCGTCAATGGTTACATGTTGCTTCAAATAATAAATATACTTATTATGAAGCACATCAAGAACGTGGCAAAGAGGCTGTTGATGCTATAAATATTCTATCTAACTTTAATGGAACCGCAGTCCATGATTGCTGGAAAACATACCACCAATACTCTAATTGTGACCATGCTTTATGCAATGCTCATATATTAAGAGAATTAAATGGTAGATCTGAGTTAGAAAAACAAAAGTGGGCAGAACCAATGAAAAACCTATTAATATAAATAAAAAAAGAAGTAGATTTATCTTGGAATACAGCCAATGCTTTAACCTTAGATAAAATCGAAGCCTTTGAAAATAGATATGCTCAAATATTAGAAGATGGATTCAATGAAGATTATATTATAAATATAGAATCATACTCCGAAAAGAAAGCAAAGAAAAGCACTAGACTTAATTTATTAAATAGATTAAGCGGCTACAAAAATCAAATACTTGCTTTTATGTATGACTTTGATATACCTTTTGATAATAATCTTGCAGAACGTGATTTGCGAATGACTAAGGTTAAACAAAAAATCTCTGGTACATTTAGGAGTAAAGATGGTGCAAAAGCATTTACTAGAATTCGTGGATATGTATCCACTATTCGAAAGAATAGCTTAAATACTTTAACTTGTATAAAATCAGTGTTTACTTCAAATATCATTGATCCGACCTTAGTATAACTAATATATCTTTAAGGATATTAGTTGAGTTGATACCCTTATTTGTCATACCTAAAATTATACTTATTAAAAATTAAATTGCTACAGCTGAATAGTTACCTTGTATTCAACTTCACCTAGTTCTTGAAGTTTTGTGACAAATTGAGAAAATGGATTATCAATAATATTTATAAGTCTTTTTGTTCTAAACCTAGCTATGGTATTATGGCCCTGAATTAACCACATAAAGTTAATATCCCTTTGACATGCTTTCTCTATTTTTCTACTGGGATAAATATTGTTCATGTATGCATAAACTAATATTTTAAAAAGATTTTTAGGTAAAACTTCTTGATTTCTCCCTTTCTGAAAGTACGCCTTCATCAATATTGTGTAGTCTAATTCCTCCATTATTTGGCTTAGAAGTCTTACTGAATCATCTTCAGGAATTAAAATCCCTGTTTCTATTGGAAAAATCAATTGATAATTCTCGTAATTATTGTTATAACTTTTATGTGTTAATTTGTTTTTTTTCATAAGTAAATTATACACTAAAAAGGACTGTCTCAAACTTTTTATTTTGAGACAGCCCCTTTTAAACAGTAATAATATTAAAATATTATATTAAAGAAAAATGCTGCGATGATTCCTCCAATTATAGGTCCTACAACTGGTATCCAAGCATATCCCCAGTCTGAATCACCCTTACCTTTTATAGGTAATATCGCATGTGCTATACGTGGTCCAAGATCTCTTGCTGGGTTAATAGCATAACCTGTTGGCCCTCCTAATGATAATCCTGCAGCAAAAACTATAAGTCCAACAATTAAAGGTGCAAGTCCATCTACCATCTTAGTATTTGCGATTCCAAGTATAGCAAATACTAAAAAGAATGTTCCTATAATTTCAGTTACTAAGTTAGCTTTAGTGTTACGAACAGCTGGTCCTGTAGAGAATACCGCAAGCTTTCCAGCCTTATCATCAGTAATTTCCCAGTGTGGAAGGTAAGCAAGCCATACTAAAATTGCTCCAATAAACGCTCCAATTATTTGAGCTATTATATACATTGGAACCTCTGACCAAGCAAATTTCCCTATGGATGCAAGTCCAATAGTTACTGCTGGGTTAAAGTGTGCTCCGCTTGTAGGTCCAAATATATATACTGGGATAGCAACAGCTAATGCCCAGCCCGTTGCTATTACAATCCATCCTGAACTCTCACCTTTTGACTTTTTAAGCACAGTATTCGCAACAACCCCATCACCTAGTAAAATTAAGATCATAGTCCCCAATAATTCAGCCATAAATGTCGACATTTAAATATCCCCCTTTTAAGATTATTTATTTTGTCTTATGGAAAAATCCTTTTTAATTAAGTCTTATTATTTAACCCAATTCATTGATCTTTTAACAGCTTCATGCCATCCATCTAATAACTCCACTCTTTTCTCTTCTTCCATACAAGGAGTAAACGACTTTGATATAGCCCAGTTTCTAGCTATCTCTTCTTTATCTTTCCAGTAACCAACAGCAAGTCCTGCTAAATAAGCGGCCCCAAGAGCTGTGGTTTCTATTACCTCTGGTCTATCTACTTGTACATTTAAAATATCTGATTGGAATTGCATTAAGAAATCATTTCCACATGCTCCTCCATCTACCTTTAGAGCTTTAAGTTCTATTCCTGAATCTTCTTGCATTGCCTTTAATACATCATGAGTTTGATATGCTAAAGATTCTAATGTAGCTCTTACGAAATGCTCCTTTTTAGTAGCTCTTGTAAGTCCAACAACAGTTCCTCTTGCATAAGGATCCCAGTAAGGAGCTCCAAGTCCAACAAAAGCAGGTACTAAATATACACCATCAGTATCTTCTACCTCATTTGCATATTCCTCTGAATCTGCTGAAGTTTTTAACATTCTCATCTCATCTCTTAGCCATTGTATTGCTGCTCCAGCAACAAATATGCTTC
It includes:
- a CDS encoding plantaricin C family lantibiotic, with the protein product MKNSQDVVQAEQVTWLEEVQDQSFDDDVFGACTTNTFSLSDYWGNDGGWCSISHECMAWCK
- a CDS encoding peptidase domain-containing ABC transporter, producing MAIRKRRLKPTLQLAQTECGLCCVRTILEAYDYQVSLTELRQVREPGRDGLGLQQIKDLLSHFKTDAKTYRIKDIKAFTIINFPVIAYWKESHYICVESYNEREVVIMDPSVGRMTISQAEFIKNFSGYIVDARPRKDFEKLRISRLSRWKKRFIWPSQMRGLYLKVALASIALVGITLAVPVLTQHFIDYGFDNSISFIATLGALIIATIVMIGVTFLRIQVSIKMIYRFSWHLLSGAFTRVLTLPAKYFTVRAPGEIVYRLNSLTRIQDVLGTRLIQAFLDLVSGVAILCYVFWTSPLLGFVVLLFTLTTLAFLIIAQPFVSSATDIELHEGSKSQSIQLDAIVSINSVKLGGYVQSYINDWEICFKKVLNAVSRRMRIQQGIIGSTLSGIQVFSPLFILVISLYMAEKGIITLGQSIAIQSVVSLLFSFANSVFSVLVDSLVAVRYIELAEDIFEYPIERSNGTSLEMPSGAVTIENVTFKYTPDSVPAVNNVTLDIADGETIALVGLSGSGKTTLGKLISSLFEPTSGHIYFGGIEYNDYNLDLLRESISYIPQEAYLHNRTIMENLRLGCKRTDSEIRAFCDSLSFLNFINSFPMGYNTMISEMGANLSGGQRQRIVVARVLLQAPKLLIMDEATSSLDNISQSQVYEELARLKCTKIVIAHRFATVLNANRIVVLQNGCIAQLGVHEELVATEGLYAKLFNTELKRS
- a CDS encoding transposase → MIFPIETGILIPEDDSVRLLSQIMEELDYTILMKAYFQKGRNQEVLPKNLFKILVYAYMNNIYPSRKIEKACQRDINFMWLIQGHNTIARFRTKRLINIIDNPFSQFVTKLQELGEVEYKVTIQL
- a CDS encoding MIP/aquaporin family protein, whose amino-acid sequence is MSTFMAELLGTMILILLGDGVVANTVLKKSKGESSGWIVIATGWALAVAIPVYIFGPTSGAHFNPAVTIGLASIGKFAWSEVPMYIIAQIIGAFIGAILVWLAYLPHWEITDDKAGKLAVFSTGPAVRNTKANLVTEIIGTFFLVFAILGIANTKMVDGLAPLIVGLIVFAAGLSLGGPTGYAINPARDLGPRIAHAILPIKGKGDSDWGYAWIPVVGPIIGGIIAAFFFNIIF
- a CDS encoding transposase encodes the protein MESIIKQDYVFQSIINLKQLPDYSTFSLRAKCLEKHIYYGIYAMFVELINPETRLCAIDGTALISSKYDSEAKYGKVTRLCYYKGYKLHCIATITDIIMPLVFDLTTANVYDNQVLDLLYESKTYNSFLIIADAAYDDKKWFGIVNEIDINLLTDVNMRRSKNIESFVDVRYENALFIQSPIEIRLYKNRLKIEQLFSVLKGLYNLENPRLYGKIRYERYIKWVLLLYLIDEFNKKQQGIKTRKYPWNV
- a CDS encoding class II lanthipeptide, LchA2/BrtA2 family; this translates as MKMDNENELELGKYLESDMIELTNDEVAGGGTPLVVLSVISAYISNNTCPSTVCTRAC